A stretch of the Poseidonibacter antarcticus genome encodes the following:
- a CDS encoding HAD family hydrolase, which yields MKVNIPGREEIEIQNIVFDYNGTIAIDGKLIEGIKKSINELSNSFKFYVITADTYGSVEKELVDTKCEIIKISKTSQDVSKLDFIKSLGSSTTLSVGNGRNDKLMLKESILGIAILQDEGLCTETLLNSDIFVKSIFDVFSFLKDENRLIATLRN from the coding sequence GTGAAAGTAAATATTCCAGGAAGAGAAGAGATAGAAATTCAAAACATTGTATTTGATTATAATGGTACGATTGCAATTGACGGTAAACTAATTGAGGGTATTAAAAAAAGTATAAATGAACTTTCAAACTCTTTTAAATTTTATGTAATTACTGCTGATACTTATGGAAGTGTTGAAAAAGAACTTGTAGATACAAAATGTGAGATTATAAAAATATCAAAGACATCACAAGATGTTAGTAAGTTAGATTTTATTAAAAGTTTGGGCTCTTCTACTACTTTAAGTGTGGGGAATGGACGAAATGATAAGTTAATGTTAAAAGAGTCTATTTTGGGTATTGCTATTTTGCAAGATGAGGGTTTATGTACTGAGACATTGTTGAATTCTGATATTTTTGTAAAATCGATTTTTGATGTATTCTCTTTTTTGAAAGATGAAAATAGATTAATAGCTACATTAAGGAATTAA
- a CDS encoding helix-turn-helix domain-containing transcriptional regulator, producing MKNNLTDFDISQYLDDKEIIAEYLTQVIQEGDRDELLLSIDNITKVKGISQISNII from the coding sequence ATGAAAAATAATTTAACAGATTTTGACATTTCACAATACTTAGATGATAAAGAAATCATAGCAGAATATCTAACTCAAGTAATACAAGAGGGTGATAGGGATGAATTACTTTTATCTATTGATAATATTACTAAGGTAAAAGGAATAAGTCAAATATCAAATATAATTTAG
- a CDS encoding ion transporter, which yields MNFKKELHTIFEYPRRHKYGILIQSLIFLNIFISIVIMFLQTEKSLIDYYDIFYIINFVNIMFFTLEYICRVYAAGFNETSKRIRHITKPMMIIDLLAILPFYLSAFNMDFGFLRALRILRIFKLFRLTKFAEFDALVISIIKEKKEEFIFIVIALIVLLITITPLVYFFEKDAQPEVFTSMGTTMWWSIITFTTVGYGDMYPITLMGRILTIFVSFLGIAFYAIPGSIFTSALLEKINIKKQKEKERKEKELLEREKLDSNTF from the coding sequence ATGAATTTCAAAAAAGAACTACATACGATATTTGAATATCCAAGAAGACACAAATATGGAATACTAATCCAATCTTTAATATTTTTAAATATTTTTATTAGTATAGTTATTATGTTTTTGCAAACAGAAAAAAGCTTGATTGATTATTATGATATTTTTTATATTATAAATTTTGTAAATATTATGTTTTTTACTCTTGAATATATCTGTAGAGTATACGCAGCAGGATTTAATGAAACTAGCAAGCGTATTAGGCATATCACAAAACCTATGATGATAATAGATTTACTAGCAATACTTCCTTTTTATCTATCAGCTTTTAATATGGATTTTGGTTTTTTAAGAGCTCTTAGAATTTTACGTATTTTTAAACTATTTAGACTAACAAAGTTCGCTGAATTTGATGCTTTGGTTATATCAATCATAAAAGAGAAAAAAGAAGAGTTTATTTTTATTGTTATTGCTCTTATAGTATTACTTATTACAATCACTCCATTAGTTTACTTTTTTGAAAAAGATGCACAGCCTGAGGTTTTTACTAGTATGGGTACAACTATGTGGTGGTCTATTATTACATTTACAACTGTTGGATATGGAGATATGTATCCAATTACACTAATGGGTAGAATACTTACAATTTTTGTAAGCTTTTTAGGAATAGCCTTTTATGCAATACCAGGAAGTATATTTACATCAGCACTATTAGAAAAGATAAATATAAAAAAACAAAAAGAAAAAGAGAGAAAAGAAAAAGAACTATTAGAAAGAGAAAAACTTGATAGTAATACTTTTTAG
- a CDS encoding ComEC/Rec2 family competence protein produces the protein MIIYDKKQLISPISKFLGLLFVIFSISLSIEYSKYQELIYEELYETKVEVINIYQKEKYDVLKLKTNNLEFFTSVPKQHTIKKLDLINVGILTINISFVDYLKGFFTNTIYFDILQKDKTFKDKIVEKIRANHTNDQISEVFEALFLAIPLSTHTREVFTNYGISHLVALSGFHLAVLSFLIYWIFYFPYSFFHTKYFPYRNKKYDLLLLTLCLLFLYLLLTNIVASLLRAFVMLSLGIILLRSNIKLITFNNLLFAFLIIISVFPKYIFSLSLWFSMFGVFYIFLFIKYFKDLKSKVVQILLFNFWIYFAMNAIVHYFFKVTTYEQLYSPFMTMAFTIFYPMELFAHLFNFASVFDKYLQLFLASDFYIFEVGTSLEVFIFYVCISFLSIFYKSAFIILNISMVIFNIYLFL, from the coding sequence ATGATTATTTATGATAAAAAACAATTAATTTCTCCAATATCAAAGTTTCTAGGATTGCTATTTGTAATATTTAGCATAAGCCTTTCTATTGAGTATAGTAAATATCAAGAGTTAATATATGAAGAACTTTATGAAACTAAAGTAGAAGTAATAAACATATATCAAAAAGAAAAATATGATGTACTAAAATTAAAAACAAATAATCTAGAATTTTTCACTTCCGTACCTAAACAACATACTATTAAAAAGTTGGATTTAATTAATGTAGGCATACTAACAATAAATATAAGTTTTGTAGATTACTTAAAAGGTTTTTTTACTAATACAATATATTTTGACATTTTGCAAAAAGATAAAACCTTCAAAGACAAAATAGTAGAAAAGATAAGAGCAAATCATACAAATGATCAAATTAGTGAAGTCTTTGAAGCACTATTTTTAGCAATTCCCTTATCTACACATACAAGAGAGGTTTTTACAAACTATGGGATTAGTCACTTAGTAGCACTTTCAGGATTTCATTTGGCAGTTTTATCTTTTTTGATATATTGGATTTTTTACTTTCCTTATAGTTTCTTTCATACAAAATACTTTCCATATAGAAATAAAAAATATGATTTGTTATTGCTTACACTTTGTCTTTTATTTTTATACTTACTTCTTACAAATATAGTAGCGTCACTTCTTAGAGCTTTTGTGATGTTGAGTTTAGGAATAATTTTATTACGTTCAAATATAAAGCTAATCACATTTAACAATCTATTATTTGCTTTCTTGATAATAATATCAGTTTTTCCTAAATACATATTTTCACTATCTTTATGGTTTTCTATGTTTGGAGTATTTTATATATTTTTATTTATCAAATACTTTAAAGACCTAAAAAGTAAAGTCGTACAAATCTTACTTTTTAATTTTTGGATATATTTTGCAATGAATGCTATTGTTCACTATTTCTTCAAAGTTACTACATATGAACAACTGTATTCACCTTTTATGACTATGGCTTTTACAATTTTTTACCCAATGGAGTTATTTGCTCATTTATTTAACTTTGCGAGTGTCTTTGATAAGTACCTACAACTCTTTTTAGCAAGTGATTTTTATATATTTGAAGTAGGAACAAGTTTAGAAGTCTTTATCTTTTATGTATGTATATCATTCCTTTCAATATTTTATAAAAGTGCTTTTATTATTCTAAATATAAGTATGGTGATTTTTAATATTTATTTATTTTTATAA
- a CDS encoding alkaline phosphatase D family protein — protein sequence MSEKLVLGPLLSIENDNKYVVCFLSKTNLDYSIVFDNDTIVKAKKLANLNNGYFYRAEYTIKALENSRYVTYQIQNEKGFLKDFNKRDSWKFYIPAKNEKAKFAYASCNGFSSPDLLAKTDVPYKLWEKLEKNHKKEPFSVLVMGGDQVYADELWSKVLELEKWTKLKMKEKIKRRASKTMIKQLKDFYEKLYISKWSDKSMSLALATIPTVMMWDDHDIFDGWGSYPDELQTCDVYKNIFSVAKKYFEIFQIRTIKNTSLLSKKREHYSFALKFRNYHILALDNRAQRSIYTVMGNDEWKDINTYLDENILNDNLLVLSAVPVVYRDFSCTEALVDFSSWQEELTDDLKDHWRAKEHQGERMRLIMRLFMNIKKRKENGQNTRTVILSGDVHVGSLGVINDKENKDKIHQVVSSGIVHTPPSYIEWLGISAVTNDNNEFLNEDKTIETSMLTPIGSSKYLRVRNFVTINEGTDEKLWINWICDNKDKPCYALN from the coding sequence ATGAGTGAGAAATTAGTATTAGGTCCTTTATTATCTATTGAAAATGATAATAAATATGTTGTGTGTTTTTTAAGTAAAACAAATTTAGACTATTCTATTGTTTTTGATAATGATACTATAGTAAAAGCTAAAAAATTAGCAAATTTAAATAATGGTTATTTCTATAGAGCTGAATATACTATTAAAGCATTGGAAAATTCAAGATATGTAACATATCAAATACAAAATGAGAAAGGATTTCTTAAAGATTTCAATAAAAGAGATTCTTGGAAATTTTATATTCCAGCTAAAAATGAAAAAGCGAAATTTGCTTATGCTTCTTGTAATGGTTTTTCTAGCCCTGATTTACTTGCTAAAACAGATGTTCCTTATAAATTATGGGAAAAGTTAGAAAAAAATCATAAAAAAGAGCCTTTTTCTGTTCTTGTAATGGGCGGAGATCAAGTTTATGCAGATGAATTATGGTCAAAAGTATTAGAGTTAGAAAAATGGACAAAACTGAAAATGAAAGAGAAGATAAAAAGACGTGCTTCTAAAACTATGATTAAGCAGTTAAAAGATTTTTATGAAAAACTTTATATATCAAAATGGAGTGATAAATCAATGTCTTTGGCATTAGCTACTATTCCAACGGTTATGATGTGGGATGATCATGATATTTTTGATGGTTGGGGTTCTTATCCTGATGAGCTTCAAACTTGCGATGTATATAAAAATATTTTTTCTGTAGCAAAAAAGTATTTTGAGATATTTCAAATAAGAACAATCAAAAACACATCTTTACTTTCTAAAAAAAGAGAACACTATTCATTTGCATTAAAATTTAGAAACTATCATATTTTAGCACTTGATAATCGTGCTCAAAGAAGTATCTATACTGTTATGGGTAATGATGAATGGAAAGATATAAATACATATTTGGATGAAAATATTTTAAATGATAATTTACTTGTTTTATCAGCGGTTCCTGTTGTTTATAGAGATTTTTCTTGTACGGAAGCTTTAGTCGATTTTTCTTCATGGCAAGAGGAATTAACAGATGATTTAAAAGATCATTGGAGAGCAAAAGAACATCAAGGTGAAAGAATGCGTCTTATTATGCGACTTTTTATGAATATCAAAAAAAGAAAAGAAAATGGTCAAAATACTAGAACAGTGATTTTATCAGGAGATGTTCATGTAGGCTCATTAGGAGTTATAAATGACAAAGAGAACAAAGATAAAATACATCAAGTTGTATCATCAGGTATTGTTCACACACCACCTTCTTATATAGAATGGCTTGGAATTTCTGCTGTTACAAATGATAATAATGAATTTTTAAATGAAGATAAAACTATTGAGACTTCAATGCTTACACCAATTGGTTCTTCAAAATATCTAAGAGTTAGAAATTTTGTAACTATAAATGAAGGAACAGATGAAAAACTATGGATAAACTGGATTTGCGATAATAAAGATAAACCTTGTTATGCTTTAAATTAA
- a CDS encoding methyl-accepting chemotaxis protein — MFFNKRKDKEKILESLDILEAYIQNDINSIDYKENVKSAEFAQIEKKMCSIMDLLQSKNQKNLTVYGEIMLACEKISDGYINDKITSISDDSKLNYIAKSLNVMFEKLNVSINETLNILDEYKEQNFLNKVDTSVFTGGALKQLLEGINSLQERITVQATQSYKNGIVLENESQILTQKAEALSLSSQEQSVAIEETAAAVVEISSIVRNNVESVNMMQQIGMKVQNESQKGSSLSKDTHKAMDDIYSATVEAYTSVNQISQIAFQTNILSLNAAVEAATAGEAGRGFAVVAQEVRNLANKSAEVAKDIEGLMGILQEKTKYGKDIASLMSVGYETLITDINKTVELIDSVSTSSSEQEKGINQISDAINTIDHAVQNNASVALDVKDVAVKSNEVAMQIVDDTRKIEFLGKELLH; from the coding sequence ATGTTTTTTAATAAAAGAAAAGATAAAGAAAAGATATTAGAATCACTAGATATCTTAGAAGCTTATATTCAAAATGATATAAATTCAATTGATTATAAAGAAAATGTAAAATCTGCAGAATTTGCACAAATAGAAAAAAAGATGTGTTCAATTATGGATTTACTTCAATCAAAAAATCAAAAAAACCTTACTGTTTATGGTGAGATCATGCTTGCCTGTGAGAAAATATCAGATGGTTATATTAATGATAAAATAACATCTATATCTGATGATAGTAAGCTTAACTATATTGCAAAAAGTTTAAATGTGATGTTTGAAAAACTAAATGTAAGTATAAACGAAACATTAAATATTTTAGATGAATACAAAGAACAAAACTTTTTAAATAAAGTTGATACTAGTGTATTTACAGGTGGTGCATTAAAGCAATTACTTGAAGGAATAAACTCTTTACAAGAAAGAATAACAGTTCAAGCTACACAAAGTTATAAAAATGGAATTGTTTTAGAAAATGAATCTCAGATTTTAACACAAAAAGCAGAAGCTTTATCTTTATCTTCACAAGAACAATCAGTTGCTATTGAAGAAACAGCCGCCGCAGTAGTTGAGATATCATCAATAGTTAGAAATAATGTTGAATCAGTTAATATGATGCAACAAATTGGTATGAAAGTCCAAAATGAATCTCAAAAAGGTTCATCTTTATCAAAAGATACTCATAAAGCAATGGATGATATTTATAGTGCAACAGTTGAAGCATATACTTCAGTAAATCAAATATCGCAGATTGCATTTCAAACAAATATACTTTCATTAAATGCAGCAGTAGAAGCAGCAACTGCAGGTGAAGCAGGAAGAGGTTTTGCAGTAGTTGCACAAGAAGTTCGAAATCTTGCAAATAAGAGTGCAGAAGTTGCAAAAGATATTGAAGGATTAATGGGAATACTTCAAGAAAAAACTAAATATGGGAAAGATATTGCAAGTTTAATGAGTGTGGGGTATGAAACTTTAATTACAGATATAAATAAAACTGTTGAGTTAATTGATAGTGTTAGTACATCATCTTCAGAACAAGAAAAAGGGATTAATCAAATAAGTGATGCAATTAATACAATTGATCACGCTGTACAAAATAATGCTTCTGTAGCATTAGATGTAAAAGATGTAGCAGTAAAAAGTAATGAAGTAGCAATGCAAATTGTTGATGATACTAGAAAAATAGAATTTTTAGGAAAAGAATTACTTCATTAA
- a CDS encoding PAS domain-containing protein, which produces MSHNQEIKLDKNTMIVSETDHKGYIIYANSDFCQIAGYSKEELIGKPHNTVRHPDMPKAAFKDLWETVSSGKIWNGMVKNKTKKGGYYWVNATVYSSKSLDGSVRYISVRIKPTDEEVNKAISLYQTLD; this is translated from the coding sequence ATGAGTCATAATCAAGAAATAAAATTGGATAAAAACACGATGATTGTTTCTGAAACAGATCATAAAGGTTATATAATATATGCAAATAGTGATTTTTGTCAAATTGCTGGATATTCAAAAGAAGAACTTATTGGCAAGCCACATAATACTGTAAGACATCCAGATATGCCAAAAGCTGCATTCAAAGATCTTTGGGAAACTGTTAGTTCAGGTAAAATTTGGAATGGAATGGTTAAAAACAAGACTAAAAAAGGTGGTTATTATTGGGTTAATGCTACTGTTTATTCATCAAAATCTTTAGATGGTTCAGTAAGATATATTTCAGTAAGAATCAAGCCAACTGATGAAGAAGTAAATAAGGCTATTTCTTTATATCAAACTCTAGATTAG
- a CDS encoding response regulator transcription factor codes for MHKLNLLYVEDDIEALEDVVFLLKRSFSDIYTASDGEEGLSIFKNNSIDIVLLDINIPKIDGLQLATEIRELDEYIPILFISAHSDTINLLSAIDLRAISYIIKPFNINELKNSILKAIHIVNKDKNKSNKIFLNNGFYWDNYKTELTYRTELLALTKNEILLIKHLFENRNRFLTAEDLKEIIFPEKKVEANSIVQMLSRLRTKIIRKINNDNFFIENIYGNGYKIK; via the coding sequence ATGCATAAGTTAAATTTATTATATGTAGAAGATGATATAGAAGCTTTAGAAGATGTAGTTTTTTTATTAAAAAGAAGTTTTTCTGATATTTATACAGCAAGTGATGGAGAAGAAGGTTTATCTATATTTAAAAACAATTCAATTGATATTGTACTTTTAGATATAAATATTCCTAAAATTGATGGATTACAATTAGCAACGGAAATTAGAGAATTAGACGAATATATACCAATCTTATTTATTAGTGCTCATAGTGATACAATAAATCTTTTAAGTGCAATAGATTTAAGAGCAATTTCTTATATTATTAAACCTTTTAATATCAATGAATTGAAAAATTCAATTTTAAAAGCAATACATATTGTTAATAAAGATAAAAATAAAAGTAATAAAATTTTCTTGAATAATGGTTTTTATTGGGATAATTATAAAACAGAATTAACTTATCGAACAGAATTATTAGCTCTTACGAAAAATGAAATATTGTTAATAAAACATTTATTTGAAAATAGGAATAGATTTTTAACTGCTGAAGATTTAAAGGAAATAATTTTTCCAGAGAAAAAAGTTGAAGCAAATAGTATCGTACAAATGCTATCTAGACTCAGAACTAAAATTATAAGAAAAATTAATAATGATAATTTCTTTATTGAAAATATTTATGGCAATGGTTATAAAATAAAATAA
- a CDS encoding ABC transporter substrate-binding protein, whose product MKQFLKYFFLFLLLNSYLFSSEDLKKIKLQLSWLNQFQFAGYYMAKQKGYYKEVGLDVEIIPYKMNMDIPSMVNNKEVDFAIGRENLILEILNKHQNLALLYATFQTSPLVFLTKKSSNINTIADFSGKRIMSTIEDSSEVSLKAMITSENVDFKSLKIIKHTHNINDFINNKTDIISAYTSKAPLYLDKKNIKYGVFNPKDYGFDIYSDFLYTNNELIQSDIQTVEKFKKASIRGWNYAYSNIEESADLIFEKYNNQHLTKEELIFEGKELKKLSFYKEIEFGNIDKNKIQRMYDLYKLMGLIKNNLDINNIIYKNSKSLFLTPKEKEYLANKKVLNICSPPNKLPYGNVENGNYTGITAELISLINKRLDVEMKIISNEKWIDSIFKIKSKECDIIPMIIKTKDRNKFMHFTSAYAEQSLVLATKDEEIFIDKLEKVTNKRIAVLKNTAFADILIEEYPKINLFYVNSPSEGLQKVNNSEVFAYADTLVSIAYSIRKGSFYNLKIAGKLKKEISFSMATRIDEKILNSIIEKTLNNISKKKKDDIFNNWISIHFSKEVDYGIIFNIISIFILLFISLFIFIYKQNKLKKEIEKLNKTLEERVKKEVENNRIKDITLFKQSKLASMGEMIRNIAHQWRQPLNRVNLSLSIIQTVYEEDDNKELITNKIFYAQKNIKYMSDTIDDFMNFFKADKKKNTFSIYTAIYESLKLLESRTVGIDINIIVPKAVEVYNYRNEYLQVLLIILNNALDNFKNTNLENKSIKIEYLERNSYFELFINDNGGGIAKENLENIFEPYFTTKFKKEGTGLGLYMAKTLVEDSMNGLLSVESEDNNTTFIIRLEK is encoded by the coding sequence ATGAAGCAATTTTTAAAATATTTTTTTCTTTTTTTATTACTCAATAGTTATTTATTTTCTTCAGAAGATTTAAAAAAAATAAAACTACAACTTTCTTGGTTAAATCAATTTCAATTTGCTGGTTATTATATGGCAAAACAAAAAGGTTATTATAAAGAAGTTGGATTAGATGTCGAAATAATTCCATATAAAATGAATATGGATATTCCCTCAATGGTAAATAATAAAGAGGTTGATTTTGCTATTGGTAGAGAGAATTTAATATTAGAAATACTAAATAAACATCAGAATTTGGCTTTACTTTATGCCACATTTCAAACTAGTCCTTTAGTTTTCTTAACAAAAAAAAGTTCAAATATAAATACAATAGCAGACTTTTCAGGGAAAAGAATAATGTCTACAATTGAAGATTCAAGTGAAGTTTCTTTAAAAGCAATGATTACTTCAGAAAATGTAGATTTTAAAAGTTTAAAGATTATAAAACATACACATAATATTAATGATTTTATAAATAATAAAACTGATATTATATCTGCTTACACTTCGAAAGCACCGTTATATTTAGATAAAAAAAATATAAAATATGGAGTATTTAATCCAAAAGATTATGGTTTTGATATATATAGTGATTTTTTATATACAAATAATGAGTTAATCCAATCAGATATTCAAACAGTAGAAAAATTTAAAAAAGCTTCAATAAGAGGTTGGAATTATGCATACTCAAATATTGAAGAAAGTGCAGATTTAATTTTTGAAAAATATAATAATCAACATCTTACAAAAGAAGAACTTATTTTTGAAGGAAAAGAGTTAAAAAAGTTGTCTTTTTATAAAGAAATAGAATTTGGAAATATAGATAAAAATAAAATTCAAAGAATGTATGATTTATATAAGTTAATGGGGCTTATTAAAAATAATTTAGATATAAATAATATTATTTATAAAAATTCAAAGTCATTATTTTTAACTCCTAAAGAGAAAGAATATCTAGCAAATAAAAAAGTACTTAATATCTGTTCTCCTCCTAATAAGCTTCCTTATGGAAATGTAGAAAATGGAAATTATACAGGAATTACTGCTGAACTTATATCTCTTATAAATAAAAGATTAGATGTAGAAATGAAAATAATTTCTAATGAAAAGTGGATAGACTCTATTTTTAAAATAAAATCTAAAGAATGTGATATTATTCCAATGATTATTAAAACAAAAGATAGAAATAAGTTTATGCATTTTACTTCAGCTTATGCAGAACAATCACTTGTTCTTGCAACTAAGGATGAAGAGATTTTTATTGATAAATTAGAAAAAGTTACTAATAAAAGAATTGCAGTTTTAAAGAATACAGCATTTGCAGATATTTTGATAGAGGAATATCCCAAAATAAATTTATTTTATGTTAATTCACCATCAGAAGGTTTACAAAAAGTTAATAATTCTGAGGTCTTTGCTTATGCAGATACTTTAGTATCAATTGCATATTCTATTCGAAAGGGATCTTTTTATAATTTAAAAATTGCAGGGAAACTCAAAAAAGAAATATCATTTTCAATGGCAACAAGAATTGATGAAAAAATTCTAAATAGTATAATTGAAAAAACTTTAAATAATATATCTAAAAAGAAAAAAGATGATATTTTTAACAATTGGATATCAATACATTTTTCAAAAGAGGTTGATTATGGTATTATTTTTAATATAATATCTATTTTTATTTTACTTTTTATTAGTTTATTTATATTTATATATAAACAAAATAAATTGAAAAAAGAAATTGAAAAATTAAATAAAACATTAGAAGAAAGAGTAAAAAAAGAAGTTGAAAATAATAGAATTAAAGATATCACGCTATTTAAGCAATCAAAATTAGCAAGTATGGGTGAAATGATTAGAAATATCGCTCATCAATGGAGACAACCTTTAAATAGAGTAAATTTAAGTTTATCTATAATTCAAACTGTTTATGAAGAAGATGATAATAAAGAATTAATTACTAATAAAATTTTTTATGCCCAAAAGAATATCAAATATATGTCTGATACTATAGATGATTTTATGAATTTCTTTAAAGCAGACAAGAAAAAGAATACTTTTTCTATATATACTGCTATTTATGAAAGTTTAAAATTATTAGAAAGTAGAACAGTAGGAATTGATATAAATATTATTGTTCCAAAAGCAGTAGAAGTTTATAATTATAGAAATGAATATCTTCAAGTGCTACTTATTATTTTAAATAATGCACTTGATAACTTTAAAAATACAAATTTAGAAAATAAAAGTATTAAAATTGAGTATTTAGAAAGAAATAGCTATTTTGAACTTTTTATAAATGATAATGGTGGTGGTATAGCAAAAGAGAATTTAGAAAATATCTTTGAACCATATTTCACAACAAAATTTAAAAAAGAAGGCACAGGGTTAGGACTTTATATGGCAAAAACATTAGTAGAAGATAGTATGAATGGGCTTTTAAGTGTAGAATCAGAAGATAATAATACGACTTTTATAATTAGACTTGAGAAATAG